One window from the genome of Phycisphaerales bacterium encodes:
- a CDS encoding ABC transporter ATP-binding protein, producing MIETVNLTKKYGELTALNNLNLVIEPGDCFGFIGPNGAGKTTTIKILATLLKPTWGEARIDGKVIGYQNREIRPVMGYVPDFMGAYDDMVVEEYLEFFAAAYNIHGQHRKDVVRDVLDLTDLAYKADAEVNGLSRGMQQRLSIARVLLHDPKVLLMDEPASGLDPRARIEIRELLKELRKMGKTILISSHILHELAELCNTVGIIERGELIYQGTVREIMQKARMGHVVHVAVEDRAPAAAEYLQTVKGVEKVTPRQLDGTMILDVALTPGGGLPVSDIPSRLIAQGFRISMFQEEQVNLETAFMRLTQGLVQ from the coding sequence ATGATCGAAACCGTCAACCTGACCAAGAAGTACGGCGAACTGACCGCGCTGAACAATCTCAACCTGGTGATCGAGCCGGGCGACTGCTTCGGCTTCATCGGCCCCAACGGCGCGGGCAAGACGACGACGATCAAGATCCTCGCCACGCTGCTCAAGCCCACCTGGGGCGAGGCGCGCATCGACGGCAAGGTGATCGGCTATCAGAACCGCGAGATCCGGCCGGTGATGGGCTACGTGCCCGACTTCATGGGCGCCTACGACGACATGGTCGTCGAGGAGTATCTCGAGTTCTTCGCGGCGGCATATAACATTCACGGCCAGCACCGCAAGGATGTCGTGCGCGACGTGCTCGACCTGACCGACCTCGCGTATAAGGCCGATGCAGAGGTGAACGGCCTGTCGCGCGGCATGCAGCAGCGGCTGTCGATCGCGCGCGTGCTGCTGCACGATCCGAAGGTGCTGCTGATGGACGAGCCGGCGTCGGGCCTCGACCCGCGGGCCCGCATCGAGATCCGCGAACTGCTCAAGGAACTGCGCAAGATGGGCAAGACGATTCTTATTTCGTCGCACATCCTGCACGAACTGGCTGAGTTATGTAATACCGTCGGCATCATCGAGCGCGGCGAACTCATCTACCAGGGCACGGTGCGCGAGATCATGCAGAAGGCCCGCATGGGCCACGTCGTGCACGTGGCGGTCGAAGACCGCGCGCCGGCGGCGGCGGAGTATCTCCAGACGGTCAAGGGCGTGGAGAAGGTGACGCCGCGCCAACTGGACGGGACGATGATTCTCGACGTGGCGCTCACGCCCGGCGGTGGGTTGCCGGTGAGCGACATCCCCAGCCGCCTGATCGCGCAGGGCTTTCGCATCAGCATGTTCCAGGAAGAGCAGGTCAACCTGGAGACGGCGTTCATGCGGCTGACGCAGGGGCTGGTGCAGTAG
- a CDS encoding cupin domain-containing protein: MPQAAACRWSDLPVDHPAPLIDRRRLLGEHCMISHVTLHKGVIVPMHHHPNEQFAVVVSGLMRFTLPAASGPDRILDLGPGEVLHLPPNIPHQAQALETSIVLDIFSPPSERTGVDVHAKA, translated from the coding sequence ATGCCCCAAGCCGCCGCCTGCCGCTGGTCCGACCTCCCCGTCGATCACCCCGCGCCGCTCATCGACCGCCGCCGCCTGCTCGGCGAGCACTGCATGATCTCGCACGTCACCCTCCACAAGGGCGTCATCGTGCCCATGCACCACCATCCCAACGAACAATTCGCCGTCGTCGTCTCAGGCCTCATGCGCTTCACCCTGCCCGCCGCCTCCGGCCCCGATCGCATCCTCGACCTCGGCCCCGGCGAGGTCCTCCACCTCCCGCCCAACATCCCGCACCAGGCCCAGGCCCTCGAAACATCCATCGTCCTCGACATCTTCAGCCCCCCAAGCGAACGCACCGGCGTAGATGTCCACGCCAAAGCGTGA
- a CDS encoding DUF2726 domain-containing protein, producing the protein MVDEMDASAADDFSTRPGCLGFLARLLNAGGESGNRAAVGASEEPLPYRRKDWLLSKGERAFYEALCMAVDARAHRIFCKVRLADLVWLPKGVSKRQSHQNRIQSKHVDFVICSAEGLRPLLVIELDDRSHEREDRRQRDAFVDRALAAAGLPVWHAPAAAGYRVEELAERVRRGCAERVEPSAALGPGS; encoded by the coding sequence ATGGTGGATGAAATGGATGCTTCGGCGGCCGATGATTTTTCGACGCGGCCAGGGTGTCTTGGGTTTCTGGCGCGGCTGCTCAATGCTGGTGGCGAATCCGGCAATCGCGCGGCGGTTGGTGCGAGCGAGGAGCCGCTGCCGTATCGGCGCAAGGACTGGCTGCTGAGCAAGGGGGAGCGGGCGTTTTATGAGGCGCTGTGCATGGCCGTGGACGCCAGGGCGCATCGCATCTTCTGCAAGGTGCGGCTGGCGGACCTTGTGTGGCTGCCCAAGGGCGTGAGCAAGCGGCAGTCGCACCAGAACCGCATTCAGAGCAAGCATGTTGATTTCGTGATCTGCTCGGCCGAGGGGTTGCGGCCGCTGTTGGTGATTGAACTGGACGACCGGTCGCACGAGCGCGAGGATCGGCGGCAACGCGATGCGTTTGTGGATCGGGCGTTGGCGGCGGCTGGGCTGCCGGTGTGGCACGCGCCGGCGGCGGCGGGGTATCGGGTGGAGGAGTTGGCCGAGCGGGTGCGGCGGGGGTGCGCTGAGAGGGTTGAGCCTTCGGCCGCGCTGGGTCCAGGGAGCTGA
- a CDS encoding class I SAM-dependent DNA methyltransferase: MDPARQQRLSEFVEWTQQHITGDEKGEAQIYLDHLLRAFGQRGLLEVGGTPEFRIRQKTDDHSGVTFADYVWKPVVLIEMKKRGTDLRRHFRQAFDYWIHSVPNRPAYTVLCNFDEFHIYDFNESLEDPLDTLTLEELPQRFGPLAFLFPTNEKPTFRVDRLEVTKAAADLLAAVYNVLAKRQDVGPTTAQRFILQTLIALFSEDIDLLPKYFFTQLLDECIDPPKAFDLLDGMFRAMNTPGGVSGGRYKGVPYFNGGIFATPAPVELGGDEVSRLKRASEYNWAHISPDIFGTIFQHSMNDAERHKYGGHYTTPTDIMKIVKPTIVDPWRTAIAEARKIEQLMALRQRLYSFRVLDPACGSGNFLYIAYREFKRIEAELVERIAEVSTARDRAQPVFGFVTSKQFFGMDIVPFAVELAKVTMTLGHKLAIDELHVDEPALPLDNLDENIRCVDALIDWPIDGSTPADFDPKKKRERTPWPKADVIIGNPPFLGAKRLKPERGADYVNAVRKAYPKVPGMADYCVYWIARAQEHLPMCTPADPLRGRAGLVGTQNIRNNKSREGGLDQVVKSGTIVEAVDNQPWSGEANVHVSIVNWVKHEPPPTKIAGAEYETGAFDTKRLLIPERKKLWYRIDAAMPLFPAPAGKRRRSTTVAGKRGSPRKDKSFELTFREATFLNSALSDQVPLGAAHTLSVNEGFCYTGQYPRHAGFMLSGQEAAKLLAANAANREVVHPFVVGREFLGGALDNRWVIDFQRRDILEASAFADVFAHLKQDVLPIVRRKAELERKRTGRDIGQDQNWLRTWWQHFRSRPELIAKISGLRRYLVCSRVTKRPIFAFLDSELRPGDALSCFTLDDDYSFGVLQSDAHWRWFVAKCSKLKSDYRYTPESVFDTFAWPQGNGFDGPAAARVGTISEAGRRIRQIRDDALKNMTGGLRALYRTLEIDGKNPLKDAHAALDAAVLDAYGFDPKKDLLKQLLDLNLEVARRIERGQPVVAPGTPPSYPQDRRAELVTEDCIRAGQPQ, from the coding sequence ATGGATCCTGCCCGCCAGCAACGCCTGTCTGAGTTCGTCGAGTGGACGCAACAGCACATCACCGGCGATGAAAAGGGCGAGGCGCAAATATATCTCGATCATCTGCTCAGAGCATTCGGTCAGCGTGGTCTGCTTGAAGTCGGCGGCACGCCGGAGTTCCGCATTCGCCAGAAGACTGACGACCACTCCGGCGTGACGTTTGCTGACTACGTCTGGAAGCCGGTCGTGCTCATCGAGATGAAGAAGCGCGGCACCGATCTGCGCCGACACTTCCGCCAGGCGTTCGACTACTGGATTCACAGCGTGCCGAATCGCCCGGCGTACACGGTGCTGTGCAACTTCGACGAGTTTCATATCTACGACTTCAACGAGTCGCTCGAAGATCCGCTCGATACGCTGACGCTTGAGGAACTGCCGCAGCGGTTCGGCCCGCTGGCGTTTCTGTTCCCGACGAATGAGAAGCCGACGTTCCGCGTCGATCGTCTTGAGGTTACCAAGGCGGCGGCCGATCTGCTGGCGGCGGTCTACAACGTGCTGGCCAAGCGGCAGGATGTCGGGCCGACGACGGCGCAGCGGTTCATTCTGCAGACGCTGATCGCGCTCTTCTCCGAAGACATCGACCTGTTGCCCAAGTACTTCTTCACGCAACTGCTGGATGAGTGCATCGATCCGCCGAAGGCGTTCGACCTGCTGGACGGCATGTTCCGGGCGATGAATACGCCCGGTGGCGTGAGCGGCGGTCGGTACAAAGGTGTGCCGTACTTCAACGGGGGCATCTTCGCCACGCCGGCGCCCGTGGAACTGGGCGGCGACGAAGTAAGCCGTTTGAAGCGGGCGTCGGAGTACAACTGGGCGCACATCTCGCCGGACATCTTCGGCACGATCTTCCAGCATTCGATGAACGATGCCGAGCGGCACAAGTACGGCGGGCACTACACGACGCCGACGGACATCATGAAGATCGTCAAGCCGACGATTGTCGACCCGTGGAGAACGGCGATCGCCGAGGCGCGGAAGATCGAGCAACTGATGGCTCTGCGGCAGCGGCTCTACTCGTTCCGCGTGCTCGATCCGGCCTGCGGCTCGGGGAACTTTCTGTATATCGCGTATCGCGAATTCAAGCGCATCGAAGCGGAACTCGTCGAGCGGATCGCCGAGGTCTCAACCGCCAGGGACCGGGCTCAACCCGTGTTCGGCTTCGTCACGTCCAAGCAGTTCTTCGGGATGGACATTGTTCCTTTCGCGGTCGAGCTGGCGAAGGTGACGATGACGCTGGGGCACAAACTGGCAATCGATGAGCTGCACGTTGATGAGCCGGCGCTGCCGCTGGACAACCTCGATGAGAACATCCGCTGCGTTGATGCGCTGATCGACTGGCCGATTGACGGCTCGACGCCGGCGGACTTCGATCCAAAGAAGAAGCGGGAGCGCACGCCGTGGCCGAAGGCGGATGTGATCATCGGCAATCCGCCGTTTCTCGGGGCCAAGCGTCTCAAGCCGGAGCGCGGCGCGGACTACGTGAACGCGGTTCGCAAGGCGTACCCGAAGGTGCCGGGCATGGCGGACTACTGCGTGTACTGGATCGCGCGGGCTCAGGAGCATCTGCCGATGTGCACTCCGGCCGATCCGCTGCGCGGCCGAGCGGGCCTGGTCGGGACACAGAACATCCGCAACAACAAGTCGCGCGAGGGCGGCTTGGATCAGGTCGTCAAGTCTGGAACGATCGTGGAGGCCGTGGACAATCAGCCGTGGTCGGGCGAGGCGAACGTGCACGTGTCGATTGTGAACTGGGTGAAGCACGAGCCGCCGCCGACGAAGATCGCCGGTGCGGAGTATGAGACGGGGGCATTTGACACGAAGCGCCTTCTGATTCCTGAGCGGAAGAAGCTGTGGTACCGGATTGATGCGGCGATGCCGCTGTTTCCGGCGCCGGCAGGGAAACGAAGGCGTTCGACGACCGTCGCGGGCAAGCGTGGAAGTCCCCGGAAGGACAAGTCTTTTGAATTGACGTTCCGAGAAGCGACGTTTCTCAACTCTGCACTTTCAGATCAAGTTCCACTTGGGGCCGCACACACGCTCTCCGTGAATGAGGGCTTCTGCTACACGGGCCAGTACCCACGACACGCCGGGTTCATGTTGTCTGGGCAAGAGGCTGCGAAACTACTCGCGGCAAATGCGGCTAATCGAGAGGTCGTACACCCTTTTGTTGTGGGAAGAGAATTCCTTGGTGGAGCGTTGGACAATCGATGGGTGATTGATTTTCAGCGACGAGACATTCTGGAAGCAAGTGCGTTCGCTGACGTGTTTGCGCACTTGAAGCAAGATGTCCTGCCGATTGTGAGGCGCAAAGCAGAACTTGAGCGAAAGCGAACCGGAAGGGACATCGGTCAGGATCAGAACTGGCTCCGGACGTGGTGGCAGCATTTTCGATCGCGTCCGGAACTCATTGCAAAGATCTCCGGACTGCGTCGCTATCTCGTTTGTTCCAGAGTTACTAAGCGCCCGATATTCGCCTTTCTGGATTCTGAACTTCGTCCGGGAGATGCGTTGTCGTGCTTCACGCTCGACGATGACTATTCGTTTGGCGTTCTGCAGTCCGACGCGCATTGGCGGTGGTTTGTTGCTAAGTGCTCTAAACTGAAATCGGACTATCGATACACACCAGAATCTGTTTTTGATACATTCGCGTGGCCGCAGGGCAATGGCTTTGATGGCCCTGCAGCGGCGAGAGTCGGCACTATCTCCGAGGCTGGGCGGCGCATTCGCCAGATTCGCGACGATGCCCTCAAGAACATGACGGGAGGATTGAGGGCCCTCTATCGCACGTTGGAGATTGATGGCAAGAACCCTCTCAAGGATGCTCACGCCGCGCTCGACGCGGCGGTGCTGGACGCCTACGGATTTGATCCGAAGAAGGACCTGCTCAAGCAGCTGCTTGATTTGAATCTGGAAGTCGCCCGGCGCATCGAACGCGGCCAGCCGGTCGTGGCGCCCGGCACCCCGCCGTCGTATCCACAGGACCGGCGGGCGGAGTTGGTGACAGAGGATTGCATTCGGGCGGGCCAGCCGCAGTAG